Proteins encoded in a region of the Carassius carassius chromosome 49, fCarCar2.1, whole genome shotgun sequence genome:
- the LOC132132287 gene encoding docking protein 3-like gives MEEDIRRKGMLYIHQQRFGKRWRKVWCVLVAEGRRSVSRLELYENKQSSFKQGSSKRKPDYKQVIRLRECIQISEREMADCPKDCAAFYLETSDKLYVFAAQHSELKGWIESLCEQAFPDTEAEQRLERESCLYSDPVSSSHTKEMQENSLYDTAENVRDFLVMAVATEAAVRCSLYGEYILTPLPDCLFLKHVKTKKVLFKWPYCYVRKFGQDMLSFSFEAGRRCESGEGDFEFATHQAERLFNVVSAAIQNLPKPSSAKPISPDYVEQSIVQETTATDDPYASQASEFLPEGKMQRAPKHSSKMFNPFRRSFSLNAIEPQSESQVVNIDTDPENQEPVYATVSKAQLKTTSPTDPKMHWQNLRTALKQSASFQDYFKTDADISQLSDFEIHWEEGAHEETTAEEDLSDFLGDSIQQLAINDTLQDISAEAIYADPEDFQARAEWIVGAMYEEPEEVIKANQRAYDEAEHLAEHDFFYIPDMGATQAMAAPSDPAQSSDDLFSTYDNFRLKGRRM, from the exons ATGGAGGAAGACATCAGGAGAAAAGGGATGCTTTATATTCATCAGCAACGCTTCGGCAAG aGATGGAGGAAGGTGTGGTGCGTGCTGGTGGCGGAGGGCAGGCGCAGCGTGTCACGGCTGGAGCTGTACGAGAACAAACAGTCCTCCTTCAAACAGGGCTCCAGCAAACGCAAACCTGACTACAAACAGGTGATCCGGCTGCGAGAATGCATCCAAATATCAGAAAGAGAGATGGCTGACTGCCCCAAAGACTGCGCCGCCTTTTATCTTGAGACCTCAGACAAACTTTACGTGTTCGCTGCCCAACATTCAGAGCTGAAGGGCTGGATCGAGAGTCTGTGCGAGCAGGCGTTCCCT GACACCGAGGCTGAACAAAgattagagagagagagctgcctCTATTCTGACCCTGTGAGCAGTTCCCACACCAAAGAAATGCAGGAAAACTCACTTTATGACACAGCAGAGAATG tTCGAGATTTTCTGGTAATGGCAGTGGCCACAGAGGCTGCTGTTCGGTGCAGTCTGTATGGGGAATATATCCTCACTCCCCTGCCGGACTGCTTGTTCCTGAAGCACGTTAAAACTAAGAAAGTGCTATTCAAATGGCCATACTGTTATGTAAGGAAGTTTGGACAAGACATG CTGTCGTTTTCCTTTGAGGCTGGTCGCAGATGTGAGTCTGGCGAGGGGGATTTCGAGTTTGCAACCCATCAGGCTGAAAGACTGTTCAATGTTGTCAGTGCAGCCATCCAGAATCTACCCAAACCCTCCTCAGCAAAACCAATCAGCCCTGACTATGTAGAACAAAGTATAGTGCAAGAAACCACGGCCACAGATGACCCGTACGCTAGTCAAGCATCTGAATTTTTACCTGAAGGTAAAATGCAGAGAGCGCCTAAGCATTCATCAAAAATGTTCAACCCCTTTCGGAGGAGCTTTTCTCTGAATGCAATTGAGCCACAAAGTGAAAGTCAAGTGGTGAACATCGACACAGACCCTGAGAATCAGGAACCCGTTTATGCCACAGTGTCAAAGGCTCAGCTGAAAACCACTTCCCCTACAGACCCTAAAATGCACTGGCAAAACTTGAGAACAGCTCTCAAGCAGTCTGCGTCTTTCCAAGACTATTTCAAGACGGATGCTGACATTTCGCAGTTGTCTGATTTCGAGATCCACTGGGAAGAGGGTGCGCATGAAGAGACGACAGCTGAGGAAGATCTGAGTGACTTTTTGGGTGATTCCATTCAGCAATTAGCAATTAATGACACGTTACAGGACATCAGTGCAGAAGCTATTTATGCAGATCCAGAGGACTTCCAAGCCAGAGCTGAGTGGATTGTCGGTGCCATGTATGAAGAACCGGAGGAGGTCATCAAGGCTAATCAAAGAGCTTATGATGAGGCAGAGCACCTAGCTGAGCATGACTTCTTCTACATCCCTGACATGGGTGCTACACAGGCCATGGCTGCCCCCTCCGACCCTGCCCAAAGTTCAGATGATTTGTTCTCAACTTATGACAATTTCAGGTTGAAGGGACGGCGAATGTAA
- the xpo7 gene encoding exportin-7 isoform X1 — translation MADHVQSLAQLEILCKQLYETTDTTTRLQAEKALVEFTNSPDCLSKCQLLLESGSSSYSQLLAATCLSKLVSRTSNPLPLEQRIDIRNYVLNYLATRPKLAAFVTQALIQLYARITKLGWFDCQKEDYIFRNVIVDVTRFLQDSVEHCIIGVTILSQLTNEINQILLSILQADSTHPLTKHRKIASSFRDSSLFDIFTLSCNLLKQASGKNLNLNDESQHGLLMQLLKLAHNCLNFDFIGTSTDESSDDLCTVQIPTSWRSAFLDSSTLQLFFDLYHSIPPSLSPLVLSCLVQIASVRRSLFNNAERAKFLSILVDGVKRILENPQSLSDPNNYHEFCRLLARLKSNYQLGELVKVENYPEVIRLIANFTVTSLQHWEFAPNSVHYLLSLWQRLAASVPYVKATEPHMLETYTPEVTKAYITSRLESVHIILRDGLEDPLDDAGLVQQQLDQLSTIGRCEYEKTCALLVQLFDQSAQSYQELLQSTNSSTMDIAVQEGRLTWLVYIIGAVIGGRVSFASTDEQDAMDGELVCRVLQLMNLTDSRLAQAGNEKLELAMLSFFEQFRKIYIGDQVQKSSKLYRRLSEVLGLNDETMVLSVFIGKIITNLKYWGQCEPITSKTLQLLNDLSIGYSSVRKLVKLTAVQFMLNNHTSEHFSFLGVNNQANLSDMRCRTTFYTALGRLLMVDLGEDEDQFEQFMLPLTAAFEAIAQMFSTNTFNEQEAKRTLVGLVRDLRGIAFAFNAKTSFMMLFDWIYPSYMPILQRAIELWYHVPACTTPVLKLMAELVHNRSQRLQFDVSSPNGILLFRETSKMITTYGNRILTLGEVPKDQVYALKLKGISICFSMLKAVLSGNYVNFGVFRLYGDDALDNALQTFIKLLLSIPHSDLLDYPKLSQSYYSLLEVLTQDHMNFIASLEPHVVMYILSSISEGLTALDTMVCTGCCSSLDHIVTYLFKQLSRSTKKRAAPMAQESDRFLHIMQQHPEMIQQMLSTVLNIIIFEDCRNQWSMSRPLLGLILLNEKYFADLRNSIVNSQPPEKQQAMHLCFENLMEGIERNLLTKNRDRFTQNLSVFRREVNDSMKNSTYGVNSNDMMS, via the exons ATGGCGGATCATGTGCAG AGCCTAGCCCAGCTAGAGATCCTGTGCAAGCAGCTATATGAGACCACAGACACCACCACACGTCTACAGGCCGAGAAAGCTCTGGTGGAGTTCACCAACAGTCCCGACTGTCTGAGTAAATGCCAGTTGTTGCTGGAAAGCGGAAGT TCCTCGTACTCGCAGTTGTTGGCTGCAACATGTCTCTCCAAGTTGGTGTCTCGTACAAGCAATCCACTTCCTCTGGAGCAGCGTATTGACATTC GAAATTATGTTCTCAACTATCTGGCGACCCGGCCGAAGCTTGCTGCCTTCGTGACACAAGCCCTGATCCAGCTCTATGCCAGAATCACCAAGCTTGGCTGGTTTGACTGCCAAAAGGAAGATTACATCTTCAGGAATGTCATTGTCGATGTGACGAGGTTCCTGCAG GATAGTGTTGAACACTGCATCATAGGAGTCACAATCCTTTCCCAGTTAACCAATGAGATTAACCAA ATTCTTCTTTCGATTCTCCAGGCGGACTCAACACATCCACTTACAAAACATAGAAAGATTGCGTCATCTTTTCGAGATTCCTCTTTGTTTGACATCTTCACCCTCTCCTGCAACCTCCTCAAGCAG GCATCTGGGAAGAACTTGAATCTAAATGATGAGAGCCAGCATGGGCTCCTCATGCAGCTACTCAAACTGGCCCACAATTGCCTCAACTTCGATTTCATCGGTACATCCACCGATGAGTCCTCAGATGATCTGTGCACCGTCCAGATCCCCACCAGCTGGAGATCAG CCTTTTTGGATTCCTCAACCTTGCAGCTGTTTTTTGATTTGTATCATTCCATCCCTCCCTCGCTGTCCCCCTTG GTTTTGTCTTGTCTAGTCCAAATAGCATCTGTCCGGAGGTCTCTCTTCAACAACGCAGAGCGAGCCAAGTTCCTCTCCATTTTAGTAGATGGTGTGAAGAGAATATTGGAGAACCCTCAA AGTTTGTCAGACCCAAACAACTACCATGAGTTCTGTCGACTGCTGGCTCGACTCAAGAGTAACTATCAGCTGGGAGAGCTGGTCAAAGTAGAGAACTACCCCGAGGTCATAAGACTGATTGCTAACTTCACCGTAACTAGTCTGCAG CACTGGGAGTTTGCGCCCAACAGTGTGCACTATCTGCTGAGCCTGTGGCAGCGGTTGGCAGCATCTGTCCCTTATGTGAAAGCCACGGAGCCCCACATGCTGGAGACCTACACCCCTGAGGTGACCAAGGCCTACATCACGTCCCGTCTAGAGTCCGTGCACATCATTCTGAG GGATGGTCTTGAAGACCCCTTGGATGATGCTGGCTTGGTTCAACAGCAGCTGGACCAGCTGTCTACTATCGGCCGGTGTGAGTATGAGAAGACCTGTGCCCTGCTGGTCCAGCTCTTCGATCAGTCGGCCCAGTCGTACCAGGAGCTGCTGCAGTCCACCAACTCCAGCACAATGGACATCGCAGTGCAGGAGG GTCGTTTGACGTGGCTAGTATACATCATTGGCGCAGTCATTGGAGGAAGAGTATCCTTCGCCAGCACGGATGAGCAGGATGCCATGGATGGGGAGCTTGTGTGTCG AGTTTTGCAGTTAATGAACCTCACAGACTCACGGCTGGCTCAAGCAGGAAATGAGAAGCTTGAGTTGGCCATGCTCAGTTTCTTTGAGCAGTTTCGCAAAATCTACATCGGTGACCAGGTGCAAAAATCATCAAAG TTATATCGAAGACTATCAGAGGTTCTTGGCTTGAATGATGAGACCATGGTACTCAGTGTTTTCATTGGGAAAAT AATCACCAACTTGAAGTACTGGGGACAGTGTGAACCAATCACATCTAAGACACTACAGCTCCTCAATGACCTCTCGATTGG ATATAGCAGTGTAAGAAAACTTGTGAAGCTCACTGCTGTCCAGTTCATGCTAAACAACCACACA AGCGAGCACTTTTCTTTCCTGGGTGTGAACAATCAGGCCAACCTTAGTGACATGAGGTGCCGGACCACTTTCTACACAGCCTTAGGAAGACTTCTCATGGTAGATTTGG GTGAGGACGAGGACCAGTTTGAACAGTTCATGCTTCCTCTCACTGCTGCATTCGAGGCCATTGCTCAGATGTTCAGCACCAACACCTTCAATGAACAAGAAGCAAAA aGGACTTTAGTAGGACTGGTGAGAGATCTGCGGGGAATTGCCTTTGCCTTTAATGCCAAGACCAGCTTTATGATGCTCTTTGATTGGAT TTACCCCTCTTACATGCCCATCTTACAGAGGGCAATAGAGCTCTGGTACCATGTACCTGCCTGCACCACACCGGTCCTCAAACTCATGGCTGAGCTCGTCCACAACAG GTCACAGAGATTACAGTTTGATGTGTCGTCACCGAATGGAATCCTGCTGTTCAGGGAAACCAGCAAGATGATTACAACATATG GGAATCGGATCCTGACGCTGGGTGAGGTGCCAAAAGATCAGGTGTACGCGCTGAAACTGAAGGGAATCTCCATTTGTTTCTCCATGCTGAAAGCCGTATTAAGTGGCAACTATGTCAACTTCGGCGTCTTCCGTCTGTATGGAGATGACGCCTTGGACAATGCCCTGCAGACCTTTATTAAGCTGCTCTTGTCCATCCCTCACAGTGACCTGCTG GACTATCCAAAGCTCAGTCAGTCTTACTACTCTCTTCTGGAGGTGCTAACCCAAGACCATATGAACTTCATCGCCAGCCTGGAACCTCATGTGGTCATGTACATCCTGTCCTCCATATCAGAGGGGCTCACAGCACTTG ACACAATGGTATGCACTGGTTGCTGCTCAAGCTTGGACCACATAGTTACTTATCTATTCAAGCAGCTGTCACGCAGCACAAAGAAACGAGCGGCGCCCATGGCCCAGGAGAGCGACCGCTTCCTTCACATAATGCAGCAGCACCCCGAGATGATCCAGCAG ATGCTGTCCACAGTGTTGAATATCATCATTTTTGAAGATTGTAGAAATCAGTGGTCAATGTCCCGCCCACTGCTTGGCTTGATTCTACTCAATGAGAAg TATTTTGCAGATTTGAGGAACAGCATTGTGAACAGCCAACCACCAGAAAAGCAGCAAGCCATGCATTTATGCTTTGAAAATCTCATGGAGGGCATAGAGCGAAACTTGCTAACCAAAAACAGAGACAG GTTTACACAGAATCTTTCAGTATTTAGAAGAGAAGTCAATGACTCCATGAAGAATTCCACATACGGGGTAAACAGCAACGATATGATGAGCTGA
- the LOC132132805 gene encoding protein PBDC1-like, protein MDTGDVLASLGVEGATAAAHALSLPAEAYGNDAQLEVLWAMKAYNHAEVYYNLISSVDPKLLKLTKSDEQIYSKFREEFPDLSIAVLEPELLKSADAKEKWRPFCNQFEGVVEDFNYGTLLRLDCQKDYTEENSIFATRIQFYAIEIARNREGYNDFVHKASSKTKQQKKDES, encoded by the exons ATGGACACGGGGGACGTTCTTGCATCTCTG GGGGTAGAGGGGGCCACCGCAGCTGCGCATGCTCTCTCTCTTCCAGCAGAGGCGTATGGAAATGAT GCCCAGTTGGAAGTATTGTGGGCTATGAAAGCCTACAATCACGCAGAAGTTTACTATAAT CTTATTTCCTCAGTTGACCCCAAACTTCTAAAACTAACCAAATCCGACGAGCAGATATATAGTAAGTTCCGGGAAGAGTTTCCTGACCTCAGTATCGCAGTTTTGGAGCCGGAGCTGCTGAAGTCAGCGGACGCTAAAGAG aaatGGAGGCCCTTTTGTAACCAGTTTGAAGGAGTTGTAGAGGACTTCAACTATGGTACATTATTACGTCTAGACTGTCAGAAGGACTACACGGAGGAGAACAGTATATTTG caaCCAGGATCCAGTTTTACGCCATTGAGATTGCGAGAAACAGAGAAGGATATAATGACTTTGTCCACAAAGCCAGTTCAAAAACCAAACAACAGAAAAAAGATGAGAGTTAA
- the xpo7 gene encoding exportin-7 isoform X2 has translation MADHVQSLAQLEILCKQLYETTDTTTRLQAEKALVEFTNSPDCLSKCQLLLESGSSSYSQLLAATCLSKLVSRTSNPLPLEQRIDIRNYVLNYLATRPKLAAFVTQALIQLYARITKLGWFDCQKEDYIFRNVIVDVTRFLQDSVEHCIIGVTILSQLTNEINQADSTHPLTKHRKIASSFRDSSLFDIFTLSCNLLKQASGKNLNLNDESQHGLLMQLLKLAHNCLNFDFIGTSTDESSDDLCTVQIPTSWRSAFLDSSTLQLFFDLYHSIPPSLSPLVLSCLVQIASVRRSLFNNAERAKFLSILVDGVKRILENPQSLSDPNNYHEFCRLLARLKSNYQLGELVKVENYPEVIRLIANFTVTSLQHWEFAPNSVHYLLSLWQRLAASVPYVKATEPHMLETYTPEVTKAYITSRLESVHIILRDGLEDPLDDAGLVQQQLDQLSTIGRCEYEKTCALLVQLFDQSAQSYQELLQSTNSSTMDIAVQEGRLTWLVYIIGAVIGGRVSFASTDEQDAMDGELVCRVLQLMNLTDSRLAQAGNEKLELAMLSFFEQFRKIYIGDQVQKSSKLYRRLSEVLGLNDETMVLSVFIGKIITNLKYWGQCEPITSKTLQLLNDLSIGYSSVRKLVKLTAVQFMLNNHTSEHFSFLGVNNQANLSDMRCRTTFYTALGRLLMVDLGEDEDQFEQFMLPLTAAFEAIAQMFSTNTFNEQEAKRTLVGLVRDLRGIAFAFNAKTSFMMLFDWIYPSYMPILQRAIELWYHVPACTTPVLKLMAELVHNRSQRLQFDVSSPNGILLFRETSKMITTYGNRILTLGEVPKDQVYALKLKGISICFSMLKAVLSGNYVNFGVFRLYGDDALDNALQTFIKLLLSIPHSDLLDYPKLSQSYYSLLEVLTQDHMNFIASLEPHVVMYILSSISEGLTALDTMVCTGCCSSLDHIVTYLFKQLSRSTKKRAAPMAQESDRFLHIMQQHPEMIQQMLSTVLNIIIFEDCRNQWSMSRPLLGLILLNEKYFADLRNSIVNSQPPEKQQAMHLCFENLMEGIERNLLTKNRDRFTQNLSVFRREVNDSMKNSTYGVNSNDMMS, from the exons ATGGCGGATCATGTGCAG AGCCTAGCCCAGCTAGAGATCCTGTGCAAGCAGCTATATGAGACCACAGACACCACCACACGTCTACAGGCCGAGAAAGCTCTGGTGGAGTTCACCAACAGTCCCGACTGTCTGAGTAAATGCCAGTTGTTGCTGGAAAGCGGAAGT TCCTCGTACTCGCAGTTGTTGGCTGCAACATGTCTCTCCAAGTTGGTGTCTCGTACAAGCAATCCACTTCCTCTGGAGCAGCGTATTGACATTC GAAATTATGTTCTCAACTATCTGGCGACCCGGCCGAAGCTTGCTGCCTTCGTGACACAAGCCCTGATCCAGCTCTATGCCAGAATCACCAAGCTTGGCTGGTTTGACTGCCAAAAGGAAGATTACATCTTCAGGAATGTCATTGTCGATGTGACGAGGTTCCTGCAG GATAGTGTTGAACACTGCATCATAGGAGTCACAATCCTTTCCCAGTTAACCAATGAGATTAACCAA GCGGACTCAACACATCCACTTACAAAACATAGAAAGATTGCGTCATCTTTTCGAGATTCCTCTTTGTTTGACATCTTCACCCTCTCCTGCAACCTCCTCAAGCAG GCATCTGGGAAGAACTTGAATCTAAATGATGAGAGCCAGCATGGGCTCCTCATGCAGCTACTCAAACTGGCCCACAATTGCCTCAACTTCGATTTCATCGGTACATCCACCGATGAGTCCTCAGATGATCTGTGCACCGTCCAGATCCCCACCAGCTGGAGATCAG CCTTTTTGGATTCCTCAACCTTGCAGCTGTTTTTTGATTTGTATCATTCCATCCCTCCCTCGCTGTCCCCCTTG GTTTTGTCTTGTCTAGTCCAAATAGCATCTGTCCGGAGGTCTCTCTTCAACAACGCAGAGCGAGCCAAGTTCCTCTCCATTTTAGTAGATGGTGTGAAGAGAATATTGGAGAACCCTCAA AGTTTGTCAGACCCAAACAACTACCATGAGTTCTGTCGACTGCTGGCTCGACTCAAGAGTAACTATCAGCTGGGAGAGCTGGTCAAAGTAGAGAACTACCCCGAGGTCATAAGACTGATTGCTAACTTCACCGTAACTAGTCTGCAG CACTGGGAGTTTGCGCCCAACAGTGTGCACTATCTGCTGAGCCTGTGGCAGCGGTTGGCAGCATCTGTCCCTTATGTGAAAGCCACGGAGCCCCACATGCTGGAGACCTACACCCCTGAGGTGACCAAGGCCTACATCACGTCCCGTCTAGAGTCCGTGCACATCATTCTGAG GGATGGTCTTGAAGACCCCTTGGATGATGCTGGCTTGGTTCAACAGCAGCTGGACCAGCTGTCTACTATCGGCCGGTGTGAGTATGAGAAGACCTGTGCCCTGCTGGTCCAGCTCTTCGATCAGTCGGCCCAGTCGTACCAGGAGCTGCTGCAGTCCACCAACTCCAGCACAATGGACATCGCAGTGCAGGAGG GTCGTTTGACGTGGCTAGTATACATCATTGGCGCAGTCATTGGAGGAAGAGTATCCTTCGCCAGCACGGATGAGCAGGATGCCATGGATGGGGAGCTTGTGTGTCG AGTTTTGCAGTTAATGAACCTCACAGACTCACGGCTGGCTCAAGCAGGAAATGAGAAGCTTGAGTTGGCCATGCTCAGTTTCTTTGAGCAGTTTCGCAAAATCTACATCGGTGACCAGGTGCAAAAATCATCAAAG TTATATCGAAGACTATCAGAGGTTCTTGGCTTGAATGATGAGACCATGGTACTCAGTGTTTTCATTGGGAAAAT AATCACCAACTTGAAGTACTGGGGACAGTGTGAACCAATCACATCTAAGACACTACAGCTCCTCAATGACCTCTCGATTGG ATATAGCAGTGTAAGAAAACTTGTGAAGCTCACTGCTGTCCAGTTCATGCTAAACAACCACACA AGCGAGCACTTTTCTTTCCTGGGTGTGAACAATCAGGCCAACCTTAGTGACATGAGGTGCCGGACCACTTTCTACACAGCCTTAGGAAGACTTCTCATGGTAGATTTGG GTGAGGACGAGGACCAGTTTGAACAGTTCATGCTTCCTCTCACTGCTGCATTCGAGGCCATTGCTCAGATGTTCAGCACCAACACCTTCAATGAACAAGAAGCAAAA aGGACTTTAGTAGGACTGGTGAGAGATCTGCGGGGAATTGCCTTTGCCTTTAATGCCAAGACCAGCTTTATGATGCTCTTTGATTGGAT TTACCCCTCTTACATGCCCATCTTACAGAGGGCAATAGAGCTCTGGTACCATGTACCTGCCTGCACCACACCGGTCCTCAAACTCATGGCTGAGCTCGTCCACAACAG GTCACAGAGATTACAGTTTGATGTGTCGTCACCGAATGGAATCCTGCTGTTCAGGGAAACCAGCAAGATGATTACAACATATG GGAATCGGATCCTGACGCTGGGTGAGGTGCCAAAAGATCAGGTGTACGCGCTGAAACTGAAGGGAATCTCCATTTGTTTCTCCATGCTGAAAGCCGTATTAAGTGGCAACTATGTCAACTTCGGCGTCTTCCGTCTGTATGGAGATGACGCCTTGGACAATGCCCTGCAGACCTTTATTAAGCTGCTCTTGTCCATCCCTCACAGTGACCTGCTG GACTATCCAAAGCTCAGTCAGTCTTACTACTCTCTTCTGGAGGTGCTAACCCAAGACCATATGAACTTCATCGCCAGCCTGGAACCTCATGTGGTCATGTACATCCTGTCCTCCATATCAGAGGGGCTCACAGCACTTG ACACAATGGTATGCACTGGTTGCTGCTCAAGCTTGGACCACATAGTTACTTATCTATTCAAGCAGCTGTCACGCAGCACAAAGAAACGAGCGGCGCCCATGGCCCAGGAGAGCGACCGCTTCCTTCACATAATGCAGCAGCACCCCGAGATGATCCAGCAG ATGCTGTCCACAGTGTTGAATATCATCATTTTTGAAGATTGTAGAAATCAGTGGTCAATGTCCCGCCCACTGCTTGGCTTGATTCTACTCAATGAGAAg TATTTTGCAGATTTGAGGAACAGCATTGTGAACAGCCAACCACCAGAAAAGCAGCAAGCCATGCATTTATGCTTTGAAAATCTCATGGAGGGCATAGAGCGAAACTTGCTAACCAAAAACAGAGACAG GTTTACACAGAATCTTTCAGTATTTAGAAGAGAAGTCAATGACTCCATGAAGAATTCCACATACGGGGTAAACAGCAACGATATGATGAGCTGA